The genomic region AGAAAATATGAAAGAGTTTTTTTCTTAGATTATTCATTTTTGAGGATATTCATAACATTTATAAACAAAGTAACTTCTAACATATAATAACAATAAATATGCTAAAATAATTGTAATTGGAATCCATAGAAAAATATGCGTTACGAGATTTGGAGTAAAATAAACATCAAATATAATTGCGAGAATAGGAATTAGAAAACATATTACAAAACCAACGCAGTAAGAAGGTGCATCACCAATATCAAGCGAGGAAAAATCTAAATCACATTCAGAACATTTTTCGTTATGTTTAATTTTTATTTTAGAGCTAAAAATCTCGCCCTCTAAGCATCTAGGGCATTTTAATGATAGGAAATTCATTGTTTCATAAACTATTTACCCCACCAGTAAATAACCACGAATAGGAATAGCCACACAACATCCACGAAGTGCCAATACCAAGCGGCGAACTCAAAGCCTAAATGATTTTCAGAAGTTAATTGCCCCCTAATTGCCCTTATCCAGCATACAAATAAAAAGATTGTTCCAACAATCACATGGAAGCCGTGAAAGCCAGTTGCCATAAAGAAGTTAGAGCTATAATTATTAGTATCAATCGCAAATGCCGCGTGGGAATATTCATAAGCTTGAAAGCCCGTGAATAGAACGCCAAGAAAAACCGTCCAACCAAGGCCTTGGACAAGTGCTTTTTTATCATTGTTGAGAACACCCCAATGAGCCCAAGTTACTGATGTTCCAGAGAGCAAAAGAATGAGAGTATTTAAGAATGGTAAATCCCAAGGATCAAAGGTTTTTATGCCTTTTGGTGGCCAAGTTAAATCATTTGTAGTTAAAGCTAGATTTGCAAAATCATATTCTGTTAAACCAAACCAAATTGCTTGGAAAAAGCTGGTAAAATATGAAAAGAAAAACGCAAAAAAGAACATAACCTCAGATGCGATAAACAACGCCATACCAATTCTAAGGCCGTTTTGAACAAAGTTATTATGGGCTTTTTCTTCCAAGCCTTCCAAAACAACTTTCCTCCACCAGAAATACAAACACGCAACAACTGCAGCAAAACCTAGTATTAACAGCCTTCCTGAATGGTGATATTCATGCATGAATAATACCGCACCGACCGCTAAAAATAGCAAAGATAGGCTTGTTAAAAGCGGAAGTGGAGATAACTCAATAATATGATAAGGGTGATTTTTGTGATGATGATCGTGTGTTCCTGCCATAAAAAATTTTTATTTATTTATGGCATTATTTATTAAAAATTAATCAACGCTAGTCAATATTAATATGCAATAATCAGCAATTATTAACCAAATTAAAATGAAAACGAATCAGCATCAACAAAAGCATGCAGATTATGATTAGCTGAAGATAAATCTATTGGGTGATCGGTAACTAGAACTTTTTCCCCATCAACTTCAAGAGTATAAACATCATTAGAAATTGAATCTTGAGGAGATGCATCTTCTAAACCTAAATCAGCTGACATAGCCTCCATTTGCTCAGAAATAGAGGTTGTTTTGCTTCCAAGCATATCAGAAAGTTTTTCTGCTAACTCTGTAATTTCTTGAGTTTTAGTTTCGATTATAGCTTTTATTGGTTCTAAAATCTTGCTAATTTCAGCAGAATTCATAAATTTTCCTAGTGAATCAGATATATTCTTAACAACATCTGATAATTTAGAAATATATTCCGAATTGGTGCTAATTTTAGCCATTAAGTCATCAATGTTTTGGCTATTTGAGTTACCAGTATTTGAATTACCAGTGTTTGAATTACTTGAACTTCCAATAATATTTATTTCAAATTTTTCAACTATAGTTTTTGGATCGTTAGTTTGGTTAATTGTTAAACTATGAGATTTAGTAAATTCTATTTTTAATGTTTCACCAATATCTTGACTATTTTTGATAATATCTAGTGCCTGCTGATCTTTTACAAAAATAGTCCAACCCGTTATTTTTCCACTGGAATCTTTAATCTCACCCTCTCTAAATAAATCATCAAATTGATAGCCTGAAATTCCAGTTAATTTTGGCTTCTCTGGCATTCCAACCTCATCACCTCCACTGAAATTTATTGTTGCTATTGGGGTAGTTAGAGATAATGCACTTTCCTGAATATCTTTTTGATATTCTCCACTTGAATTTTTAACAGCATCAACCATTTCTAATTTGAGACTAGAATTACCTGATTGATCTGAATCTTGTGTTCCACCATTTGCACTTCCAGTTAAATATTTATCAGAGAAAGAGGAATACCATACAAATTCATCAACTGCCTTAGTTCCATTTGCGTTTGCAGAAGCTGACTCTGCGTTAAAAACAATTTTAGTTATTAATTCACCATTTTTATCAATTGCAGCTTTAAGTTTTGCCTTTCCAGCTTCTGTAAAGCCGAAAAAGCCTGTTCTATCTTGTGCAGCAACGCCTGATTGATAATCAACACCCTTAACTAACTTCAAAACAATTTGGCTAGGATCTGATGCAACCCTGAATTCCATTAATGATTGAACATTAAATGAAGATAATGGAGAATTATCAGCAGTAGTAAATTGAGTTAAAGCTTGAGCTGGATTAATTTTCTCAACATTAAAACCATAAGCAACTTTTGTATCGTTAAACTCAAAATCTCTTTTATAGATTACATCTTTGTTATAGTTAGTAACTAGCTTAACAAAATCCACATCTTTATCATTTTCATCTACTGAAGCTCGCTCCTCCCAATTATCAGTTTTTAACCGATTCATATCTAATAAATCGCTATTAAGATTGCTATCTGGCGGAGTTGGACTTGTAAGGCTAGAACCTCCACTACCGCCAGATTGCTGACCAGATGGAGAAATAACAATTCCTGCATTAATCACATCTACACCTGAAGAATGAAGAAAATCTAAATTAAAGTTTGAAACTATTGGATTAGCACCATTATTAGAAATGTTTGCAATTTTGTCTAAGCCTGATTGTTCAAAGTAAATCTCTATTTTGCCTGTAACACTATCAACCCTAAAGTTATAATCAG from Rickettsiales bacterium harbors:
- a CDS encoding DUF983 domain-containing protein, with the protein product MNFLSLKCPRCLEGEIFSSKIKIKHNEKCSECDLDFSSLDIGDAPSYCVGFVICFLIPILAIIFDVYFTPNLVTHIFLWIPITIILAYLLLLYVRSYFVYKCYEYPQK
- a CDS encoding cytochrome c oxidase subunit 3 — translated: MAGTHDHHHKNHPYHIIELSPLPLLTSLSLLFLAVGAVLFMHEYHHSGRLLILGFAAVVACLYFWWRKVVLEGLEEKAHNNFVQNGLRIGMALFIASEVMFFFAFFFSYFTSFFQAIWFGLTEYDFANLALTTNDLTWPPKGIKTFDPWDLPFLNTLILLLSGTSVTWAHWGVLNNDKKALVQGLGWTVFLGVLFTGFQAYEYSHAAFAIDTNNYSSNFFMATGFHGFHVIVGTIFLFVCWIRAIRGQLTSENHLGFEFAAWYWHFVDVVWLFLFVVIYWWGK